The Pseudomonas sp. KU26590 genomic sequence CTTTTTAATCCGCGAACCCATCAGCAGTATTTTGTCTCACCATCTGATTTTCCCTGATATGCCTCTAGAAGCTATAGGGCACAAGGCACTGTATGAGGTTTTCTGCGCAGTAACCAAACTGACTGGGAAAACACCCTACGTAATCAACGCAGATGAGTTAGCAAATAATCCTGAAGAAGTCATACGGAAGTTATGCCTTTATCTAGATTTGGAGTATGCCCCACAAGCAATGACCTGGAAGCCGGAATGCCCAGAGCAATGGAAAACATGGAGAAGTTGGCACGCAGCTGCTGAAAAAAGCGAAAGCATCGTGGCAGCACAACCTGTACAAAATGATATGAGTATTTTTGATCTGCACCCAAAGTTAAGAGCATATTATGAGTTTCATCTTCCATACTTCGAACGCATGAATGCACTGCGGCATAAATGAGGGAATAACATGAAGAAAATTCTTATCACGGGTGCAGCTAACGGTATTGGCCGGGCCACGACAATTCGTGCAGTTGAGGAAGGGTATTATGTCATCTGCGCGGACAAAGATGCAGATGGCCTGGCCACGTTGAACGAGATTTACGGTCAGGAACACATCGAAACACATGTAGCAGACTTTTCCCTGTTCAATACGTTGAGTTCGTTCATTCCTAGGCTGTACGAGCAGCACGAATCAATATACGCCTTAATCAACAACGCAGGCATATACCACGGTAAAAGTGTTTACCTCTACAGCCACGAGGAAATCGACGAAATAATTAACGTAGATCTCAAAGCTTTGATTTATCTCTCCAAGGATTTCGCTGAGAAAGAGATGAAATTTGAATCGCCGAGGTGTATTGTAAATATTTCATCTGTTGCAGGGGAGGTAGGTAGTTGCGATGCTTTATATGGTGCGACCAAGGCAGCAGTAATAGGTTTAACCAAAGCCAACGCGTGGAACTTCGCGCCTTTCATCCGTGTCAACACCGTCTCCCCTGCGCTAATTCATGATACTGCAATTTATGATACTATCCCGGACTATCGGCGCAATGAGTATGCAAGGCAGGAAATACTTAAGAACCCTATCATGCCGGCAGGCGTGGCAGACGTTATTATTATGCTTATCTCAGACAACGCGCGGCATTTGACAGGAAAGCTGATACCTGTCGACAACGGAGCGTACCCAAGATGAGCACCACTGTGTCGAAGAAAAAATTGATGCTAGTCGGCGCCGGCAATCTGACCTTTCAGATTTTGAAGATCTTGGCTCCACGTAATCAATTTGACTTTGTCGTCGTTGGCCGTCGAGAAGAGGAAACGTTCCGACTTTGCAATCTTGTGGCATTGTCCGCAGCACAACTGAACTCGTATATATCAATAGACAATGTGACTATGGACGTTCTTAATGTAGATGGCATGGTTGCAACATTAAATAAATACAAACCTGACATCATCATGAACTGCGCCTCCTTGCAGTCTTGGCGGATTATAACTGAGTTGCCAAAACCTATTTTTGACGAGCTTGATAAAGGTCAGTTTGGGCCATGGTTGCCCATGCATCTGACGCTGATGCACAGTTTAATGATCGCAGTAAAGAAGAGCGAAATCCGTATCACCGTTATAAATGCGGCCTTCCCAGATGCAGTGAATCCAATACTTGGTAAGGTCGGACTTGCACCGCAACTTGGCATCGGAAACGTAGCTAATTTAATTCCTGCTGTACGTGCATCCATTGCCTTGCTGTTGGAACTTAATCCCGTTGATGTGCAGGCGAGGCTATATACACAGCATTATTTCAGCCATTACGTACCGCGTGGCGGGCTGCCGCCAGATCCACATTATAAGTTGCTTTA encodes the following:
- a CDS encoding SDR family oxidoreductase, producing MKKILITGAANGIGRATTIRAVEEGYYVICADKDADGLATLNEIYGQEHIETHVADFSLFNTLSSFIPRLYEQHESIYALINNAGIYHGKSVYLYSHEEIDEIINVDLKALIYLSKDFAEKEMKFESPRCIVNISSVAGEVGSCDALYGATKAAVIGLTKANAWNFAPFIRVNTVSPALIHDTAIYDTIPDYRRNEYARQEILKNPIMPAGVADVIIMLISDNARHLTGKLIPVDNGAYPR
- a CDS encoding sulfotransferase family protein, with amino-acid sequence MNKMVALWAHPRSRSTVLERIFIERKDFQVFHEPFAHMAFSADSVIPSDEWNEQLPNTYEGIKHMLLEAKRHGNVFHKDMCYHCEEELRVDADFLSQQTNIFLIREPISSILSHHLIFPDMPLEAIGHKALYEVFCAVTKLTGKTPYVINADELANNPEEVIRKLCLYLDLEYAPQAMTWKPECPEQWKTWRSWHAAAEKSESIVAAQPVQNDMSIFDLHPKLRAYYEFHLPYFERMNALRHK